A DNA window from Selenomonas sp. oral taxon 126 contains the following coding sequences:
- a CDS encoding ABC transporter ATP-binding protein — translation MKTIHIENLKFRIDAKEILHGITADLPTDRFVALLGPNGCGKSTLLKHLYRVHAVQEGRVTMDGTPLAEIPLRAAAQEIGVMGQFHTVDFDFSVEEITLMGRAPYKESFEDDTEEDYALVRAALERVGMADAAERNFNELSGGEQQRVMLARVLVQEPQLLILDEPTNHLDIKYQLHILELVKGLNIGVIAALHDLNLAAMYADLIVVMKAGRIERIGTPNEIITEEMLAHIYGVNANVTYDAAGLPLVDYRTEQIQ, via the coding sequence ATGAAAACAATCCACATCGAAAATCTGAAATTCCGCATCGACGCCAAGGAAATCCTCCACGGCATCACCGCTGACCTCCCGACCGACCGCTTTGTTGCCCTGCTCGGCCCGAACGGCTGCGGCAAGTCCACCCTGCTCAAGCATCTCTACCGCGTGCATGCGGTACAGGAGGGGCGCGTCACGATGGATGGGACACCGCTCGCGGAGATTCCGCTGCGCGCGGCGGCGCAGGAGATCGGCGTCATGGGACAGTTCCACACCGTCGACTTCGATTTCAGCGTCGAGGAGATCACCCTCATGGGGCGTGCCCCGTACAAGGAGAGCTTCGAGGACGACACGGAGGAGGACTACGCGCTCGTCCGCGCCGCACTCGAACGCGTCGGCATGGCGGACGCGGCCGAGCGCAACTTCAACGAGCTCTCGGGCGGCGAGCAGCAGCGCGTCATGCTCGCGCGCGTCCTCGTGCAGGAGCCGCAGCTGCTCATCCTCGACGAGCCGACCAACCATCTCGATATCAAATATCAGTTGCATATACTAGAGCTGGTCAAAGGCCTGAACATCGGTGTGATCGCCGCCCTCCACGACCTCAATCTCGCCGCCATGTACGCCGACCTCATCGTCGTCATGAAGGCGGGGCGCATCGAGCGCATCGGAACGCCGAACGAAATCATCACGGAGGAAATGCTCGCGCATATCTACGGCGTGAACGCAAACGTGACCTACGATGCGGCGGGGCTTCCGCTCGTCGACTACCGTACGGAGCAAATACAATGA
- a CDS encoding aldehyde dehydrogenase family protein codes for MKTFEMFIDGVRVAGEGTIPVYHKATGEVIAEIAAAGGAQVRAAVDAAERAFHEVQLSPYERYEIIMRAANLMRERREAFAEALSAEAGKPIRDARGEIDRAYQTLILSAEEAKRLRGETVPLAGAPGCGNRMAFTIRRPLGIVCAITPFNFPVNLAAHKIGPALAAGNTVIYKPASATPLTASLLVEVFQEAGLPAGCLNLIYGAGSAVGKLLTADERIRMFSFTGSVPVGKALHEAVGFRRIALELGSNSANIVHEDVADVAWVAEHCARHAFVNAGQVCISCQRVYVSRSIYDAFCAAAVEAAQNFKSGDLMDVHTQIGPMISEREAERIETWVAEAEGAGARILAGGHRRGAFYEPTVLTDVTSAMKVVSEETFAPVFSIIPYDTIEDAVRMVNDTRYGLQAGVFTRSLAVANYCAEHLDVGGVVIGDGATFRMDNMPYGGVKDSGIGREGPAYAIRELTEEKLIVLNVEG; via the coding sequence ATGAAGACCTTCGAGATGTTCATTGACGGCGTCCGCGTCGCGGGCGAGGGGACGATTCCCGTCTATCACAAGGCGACGGGGGAGGTCATCGCCGAGATTGCCGCAGCGGGCGGGGCACAGGTGCGCGCGGCGGTGGATGCGGCGGAGCGTGCCTTTCACGAGGTGCAGCTCAGTCCCTACGAACGCTACGAGATCATCATGCGTGCCGCAAATCTGATGCGGGAGCGGCGCGAGGCGTTTGCTGAGGCACTCTCCGCCGAGGCGGGCAAGCCCATCCGCGACGCGCGCGGCGAGATCGACCGCGCCTATCAGACACTCATCCTCTCGGCGGAGGAGGCGAAGCGGCTGCGCGGGGAGACCGTCCCGCTGGCGGGGGCGCCCGGCTGTGGGAATCGCATGGCGTTCACGATCCGCCGCCCCCTCGGCATCGTCTGTGCCATCACACCGTTCAACTTCCCCGTGAACCTCGCTGCGCACAAGATCGGCCCTGCGCTTGCGGCGGGCAATACCGTCATCTACAAGCCCGCCTCCGCGACACCGCTCACGGCGTCCCTCCTCGTCGAGGTGTTTCAGGAGGCGGGGCTGCCTGCGGGCTGCCTCAACCTCATCTACGGGGCGGGCAGTGCGGTCGGGAAACTCCTCACGGCGGACGAGCGCATCCGTATGTTCTCCTTTACGGGCAGCGTCCCCGTCGGCAAGGCGCTCCATGAGGCGGTGGGCTTCCGCCGCATTGCGCTTGAGCTTGGCTCGAACTCCGCGAACATCGTGCATGAGGATGTGGCGGATGTTGCGTGGGTCGCGGAGCACTGCGCGCGCCATGCGTTCGTGAACGCGGGGCAGGTCTGCATCTCCTGCCAGCGTGTCTATGTATCGCGCAGCATCTACGACGCATTCTGCGCGGCGGCAGTCGAGGCGGCGCAGAATTTCAAGAGCGGCGACCTCATGGACGTACACACGCAGATCGGCCCCATGATCTCAGAACGCGAGGCGGAGCGCATCGAGACGTGGGTCGCTGAGGCAGAGGGAGCGGGCGCGCGCATCCTCGCAGGTGGGCATCGGCGCGGGGCTTTCTACGAGCCGACCGTCCTCACGGATGTCACCTCCGCGATGAAGGTCGTCTCCGAGGAGACCTTTGCGCCCGTCTTCAGCATCATTCCCTACGATACGATCGAGGATGCCGTACGCATGGTCAACGACACGCGTTACGGCCTGCAGGCGGGCGTCTTCACGCGCTCACTCGCCGTCGCAAACTACTGCGCCGAGCACCTCGACGTCGGCGGCGTCGTCATCGGCGACGGCGCGACCTTCCGCATGGACAACATGCCGTACGGCGGTGTCAAGGACAGCGGCATCGGCCGCGAGGGCCCCGCCTACGCCATCCGCGAGCTGACTGAGGAAAAGCTTATCGTGCTGAACGTCGAGGGGTGA
- a CDS encoding TonB-dependent receptor plug domain-containing protein, whose protein sequence is MKKRILSGLVATALTVGTGYALPVSAAEATDDAVQTYVLDDIVVTASRSETAISDVPADVTLISEADIERGNYKSVSDALKGANVNVVQKGFAAYPIINGDSRVLVMVDGKKVNWDHLMVQGDDNAANVDQIAIGDVERIEIVRGPNSSLYGERAVSGVVNIITKRPTAGKPTGSFNIQLGSWGEKRAGVNVSGGDERNSIKVGVSHERRKDFQYKNAYGEKRTFENSDINRTEYNVGFDRIIGNDRLRLEFSRHEADDGYGVYLKDPRTGEPYYDGRQLMTDSVYGVTYMFGSEKEGEGTFLRYYRSESTADAPFGAPYTHKLRRNTFEGQKLWMLGNKNMLVGGFLWAHDQIKEYNYAPLDVSATTKALFLEDDWQLGQGFSLKLGSRLEHHSDFGTDVASHISLNKKFNRRTHAYISWGQAVNNPTLKMRYADTPYMKGNPDLKQERSHTFTIGADSQITRKWNVSGSLYWSRLKNALSWAWNREGDFKTHYYNTDRENRRGLELSTRYRADDRWTIRAAYSYAHIDSTDAAKGYLSTNTRPNGYNLGISYTQGKWEADADLNYVTGRSVERFTDARYLTLDVGVNYHVTKDFKVYLKGMNLTDESYESIGVTPSIWTPMGAYAMPSRHFILGGTYQF, encoded by the coding sequence ATGAAGAAAAGGATTTTGAGTGGACTCGTCGCGACTGCACTGACCGTCGGAACGGGCTATGCGCTCCCTGTGAGCGCCGCAGAGGCAACGGATGATGCGGTGCAGACCTATGTGCTGGACGACATCGTTGTCACAGCGAGCCGCAGTGAGACCGCGATCAGCGACGTGCCCGCGGATGTCACGCTGATCTCAGAGGCGGACATCGAGCGCGGCAATTACAAGAGCGTCTCTGATGCGCTCAAGGGCGCGAACGTCAACGTTGTACAGAAGGGGTTTGCCGCCTACCCCATCATCAACGGCGACTCGCGCGTGCTCGTCATGGTCGACGGGAAGAAGGTTAACTGGGATCACCTGATGGTGCAGGGGGATGACAACGCCGCCAACGTCGATCAGATTGCCATCGGAGACGTGGAACGCATCGAGATCGTACGCGGGCCAAACTCCTCGCTCTACGGCGAGCGCGCCGTCTCAGGTGTCGTCAACATCATCACGAAGCGCCCAACAGCGGGGAAGCCCACGGGTTCCTTTAACATACAGCTCGGTTCGTGGGGTGAGAAGCGCGCGGGGGTAAATGTCAGCGGCGGCGATGAGAGGAACAGCATCAAGGTCGGCGTTTCACATGAGCGCCGCAAGGATTTCCAGTACAAGAACGCCTACGGCGAGAAGCGCACCTTCGAGAACAGCGACATCAACCGCACGGAGTACAACGTCGGCTTTGACCGCATCATCGGCAACGACCGCCTCCGCCTCGAGTTCAGCCGCCATGAGGCGGACGACGGCTACGGTGTATACCTAAAAGATCCAAGAACAGGCGAGCCCTATTACGACGGGCGTCAGCTGATGACCGACAGTGTATACGGTGTCACCTATATGTTCGGCTCAGAGAAGGAGGGCGAGGGAACCTTTCTGCGCTACTACCGCAGTGAGTCCACCGCTGACGCTCCGTTCGGTGCCCCCTACACCCACAAGCTGCGCCGCAACACCTTCGAGGGGCAGAAGCTCTGGATGCTCGGCAACAAAAATATGCTCGTCGGTGGTTTCCTCTGGGCGCACGATCAGATAAAAGAGTATAATTATGCGCCGCTCGACGTGTCTGCCACAACGAAGGCACTCTTCCTTGAAGACGACTGGCAGCTCGGGCAGGGCTTCTCGTTGAAGCTCGGCTCACGGCTCGAGCACCACAGCGACTTTGGCACGGATGTCGCCTCGCATATCAGCCTCAACAAGAAGTTCAACCGCAGAACACACGCCTATATTTCATGGGGACAGGCGGTCAACAATCCAACGCTCAAGATGCGCTATGCCGACACCCCATATATGAAGGGCAATCCCGATCTAAAACAGGAGCGTTCGCATACGTTCACCATCGGCGCGGACAGTCAGATCACGCGCAAGTGGAATGTATCGGGCAGCCTCTACTGGAGCAGGCTGAAAAATGCGCTGAGCTGGGCGTGGAATCGTGAGGGGGACTTCAAAACTCACTACTACAACACTGATCGCGAAAACCGCCGCGGTCTCGAGCTCTCTACGCGCTATCGCGCCGACGACCGCTGGACAATCCGCGCGGCATACAGCTACGCTCATATTGACTCCACGGATGCCGCAAAGGGCTATCTCTCCACGAACACGCGCCCGAACGGCTACAATCTCGGCATCTCCTACACGCAGGGGAAATGGGAAGCGGACGCCGACCTGAACTACGTGACGGGACGCAGTGTGGAGCGCTTTACAGATGCGCGTTATCTGACGCTTGATGTCGGCGTGAACTATCACGTCACGAAGGATTTCAAGGTCTATTTAAAGGGCATGAACCTCACGGACGAGAGCTATGAATCCATCGGCGTAACGCCGTCCATATGGACACCTATGGGCGCCTACGCCATGCCGAGCCGTCACTTCATCCTCGGCGGTACGTATCAGTTCTGA
- a CDS encoding pyridoxamine 5'-phosphate oxidase family protein — protein MFHKMRRKVQQLSPEETEAVLLRGTAGVLALTGDKAFPYAVPISYVYDGEHIYFHSALEGHKIDAIRRNPNASFAVIDQDEIVPEKYTTYFRSVIVFGSIRIIEDEEEKRAAVRKLAIKYAPERTEAQHRAEIDGAWKRFCMLEMSVAHMTGKEAKELVARK, from the coding sequence ATGTTCCACAAAATGCGCCGCAAGGTACAGCAGCTTTCACCAGAGGAGACGGAGGCTGTGCTTCTGCGCGGAACGGCAGGCGTACTCGCCCTCACGGGTGACAAGGCATTCCCATACGCCGTGCCCATCAGCTACGTCTATGACGGCGAGCACATCTACTTCCACAGTGCGCTCGAGGGGCATAAGATCGACGCCATCCGGCGGAATCCGAACGCCTCCTTCGCCGTCATTGATCAGGACGAGATCGTGCCCGAGAAGTACACAACCTACTTCCGCAGCGTCATCGTCTTCGGCAGCATCCGCATCATTGAGGACGAGGAGGAAAAGCGTGCCGCCGTCCGCAAGCTCGCCATCAAATACGCGCCCGAGCGCACGGAGGCGCAGCATCGCGCAGAGATCGACGGCGCGTGGAAGCGCTTCTGTATGCTCGAGATGAGCGTCGCCCACATGACGGGCAAAGAGGCAAAGGAGCTCGTCGCAAGGAAATAA
- a CDS encoding 1-deoxy-D-xylulose-5-phosphate synthase, with translation MYLETITSPADIKGYGAAERKALAEEMRDALLKRASIHGGHFGPDFGIIEAIIALHTVFDSPTDKIVYDVSHQCYPHKMLTGRVEAYINEAQYDEVSGYTNPEESPHDFFNVGHTSTSISLASGLAKARDLAGRRENIIALIGDGSMSGGEALEGLNVVGEMETNFIIVFNDNGQSIAENHGGMYRTFKELRETNGAAENNLFRAMGLDYRYVADGNDCEALIAAFSAVKNSTKPVVVHIVTQKGKGYQFAEEDPETWHYRMPFDVETGALKHPYTDPYQEATKAFLKEQAQTNPNIVFLAAGTMGGIGLSPADRAELGSHYVDVGIAEEHAVAMASGLARGGARPIFGTYSTFFQRVYDQMAQDVAVNNSPAVFLSVGASIYYMNDVTHLGFFDIPLFANIPNLVFLAPASLDEYKAVLRWSVAQTKHPVMIRMPVMGYEESPHSVRTDYSALNKYQVITEGAEVAILGAGNFAQLASAAATELEKEGVKATVVNPIFLAGLDTALLDRLKEKHSLILTLEDGILDGGFGQKIAAYYGMDANVRVRNYGLPKEFHDRYQSAELAQEYHLTAEQIAADTLTALKR, from the coding sequence ATGTATTTGGAAACGATCACATCGCCCGCCGATATCAAGGGGTACGGCGCGGCAGAGCGCAAGGCACTCGCCGAGGAGATGCGCGACGCACTTCTTAAGCGCGCGAGCATACACGGCGGGCATTTCGGTCCGGACTTCGGCATCATCGAGGCAATCATCGCACTGCACACGGTCTTTGATTCGCCGACGGACAAGATTGTCTACGACGTGTCGCACCAGTGCTACCCGCACAAGATGCTGACGGGACGCGTCGAGGCGTACATCAACGAGGCGCAGTACGACGAGGTGTCGGGCTATACGAATCCGGAGGAAAGCCCGCACGACTTCTTCAACGTCGGCCACACGTCGACCTCGATCAGCCTCGCCTCGGGGCTTGCAAAGGCGCGGGATCTCGCGGGTCGCAGGGAGAACATCATCGCCCTGATCGGCGACGGCTCCATGTCGGGCGGCGAGGCACTTGAGGGGCTGAACGTCGTCGGTGAGATGGAGACGAACTTCATCATCGTGTTCAACGACAACGGTCAGTCGATCGCTGAGAACCACGGCGGGATGTACCGCACGTTCAAGGAGCTGCGCGAGACGAACGGCGCAGCGGAGAACAATCTGTTCCGTGCGATGGGGCTCGACTACCGCTATGTGGCGGACGGCAACGACTGCGAGGCACTGATTGCGGCGTTCTCCGCAGTCAAGAACAGTACAAAGCCCGTCGTTGTGCATATCGTCACGCAGAAGGGCAAGGGCTACCAGTTCGCCGAGGAGGATCCCGAGACGTGGCACTACCGTATGCCGTTCGACGTGGAGACGGGCGCGTTGAAACATCCATACACGGATCCGTATCAGGAGGCGACGAAGGCCTTCCTCAAGGAACAGGCGCAAACGAATCCGAACATCGTCTTTCTTGCGGCGGGCACGATGGGCGGCATCGGACTCTCCCCCGCAGACCGCGCGGAGCTTGGCAGTCACTACGTCGATGTGGGCATCGCCGAGGAGCACGCGGTCGCGATGGCATCGGGACTCGCACGCGGCGGCGCGCGCCCGATTTTCGGCACGTACAGCACATTCTTCCAGCGCGTCTACGATCAGATGGCGCAGGATGTCGCGGTCAACAACAGCCCCGCCGTCTTTCTCTCCGTCGGCGCGTCCATCTACTATATGAACGATGTGACGCACCTCGGCTTCTTCGACATTCCCCTCTTTGCGAACATCCCGAACCTCGTTTTTCTCGCGCCCGCGAGCCTCGACGAATACAAGGCGGTGCTGCGCTGGTCGGTCGCGCAGACGAAGCACCCCGTCATGATCCGCATGCCGGTCATGGGCTACGAGGAGAGCCCCCACTCCGTGCGCACGGACTACAGCGCGCTGAACAAATATCAGGTCATCACCGAGGGCGCGGAGGTCGCCATCCTCGGTGCGGGCAACTTCGCACAGCTTGCGAGCGCCGCCGCCACAGAACTTGAAAAGGAGGGCGTCAAGGCGACTGTCGTCAATCCGATCTTCCTCGCGGGGCTCGACACGGCTCTCCTCGACCGCCTCAAGGAAAAGCACAGCCTCATTCTCACGCTCGAGGACGGCATCCTCGACGGTGGCTTCGGTCAGAAGATCGCCGCCTACTACGGCATGGACGCAAATGTCCGCGTGCGGAACTACGGCCTCCCGAAGGAATTCCACGACCGCTACCAGTCCGCCGAACTCGCGCAGGAGTACCACCTCACCGCCGAGCAGATTGCGGCGGATACGCTGACGGCGCTGAAACGCTGA
- a CDS encoding ABC transporter substrate-binding protein produces MNAAQQNHGRILRRFANALRLLPFLACAVLVLALSMRDGRGTQAAEPITEGITYTTADSEGRPTDFTLSHTPERVLVSYPGATELLIDLGLTDRIIGTIAPYGAEPPAYADAYAALPILSAPYVPSREEVVALHPDLIIGWSHHFTPEALGDVYAYFDRGVGAYIVPATVRKGHPTLEETVYPFIADMGHIFGVEERAKNYTIALQSRAAAVVERSEARGQRFSAMILQAHGTSLYSMYGPAYIIDDIARKAGADNIVDRQMRSVGPERVLGFAPDVIIYVNPKDISAEEARAELRSDPNLQNMKAVRENHIIVVNFSDVNNGNGRCITALEDIAEGLDALIGEKKG; encoded by the coding sequence ATGAATGCCGCACAGCAGAATCACGGGCGCATTCTGAGACGCTTCGCCAACGCCCTGAGACTCCTGCCCTTTCTCGCGTGCGCCGTGCTCGTCCTCGCGCTCTCCATGCGCGACGGGCGCGGCACACAGGCAGCGGAGCCGATCACCGAAGGAATCACCTACACGACGGCGGACAGCGAGGGGCGCCCGACCGACTTCACACTTTCGCATACGCCTGAGCGCGTGCTCGTCTCCTATCCGGGTGCAACGGAGCTGCTGATCGACCTAGGTCTCACGGATCGTATCATCGGCACGATTGCACCCTACGGCGCGGAGCCGCCCGCATACGCCGATGCCTATGCCGCGCTCCCGATTCTCTCCGCGCCCTATGTGCCAAGCCGCGAGGAGGTCGTCGCTCTGCATCCCGATCTCATTATCGGCTGGTCGCATCACTTCACACCCGAGGCACTCGGCGATGTGTATGCGTACTTTGATCGCGGTGTCGGCGCCTACATCGTGCCCGCCACCGTGCGAAAGGGACACCCGACGCTTGAGGAGACGGTCTATCCATTTATCGCGGATATGGGGCATATCTTCGGCGTGGAAGAACGTGCAAAGAACTATACCATAGCATTACAATCGCGCGCCGCCGCTGTGGTGGAGCGCTCCGAGGCGCGCGGACAGCGCTTCTCCGCGATGATCTTGCAGGCGCACGGGACGAGCCTTTACAGTATGTACGGCCCCGCCTACATCATTGACGACATCGCGCGCAAGGCGGGCGCCGACAACATTGTCGACCGTCAGATGCGTTCGGTCGGCCCTGAGCGCGTCCTCGGCTTTGCGCCCGATGTCATCATCTACGTCAATCCGAAGGACATCTCGGCAGAGGAGGCGCGCGCAGAGCTGCGCAGCGATCCAAACCTCCAAAATATGAAAGCCGTGCGCGAGAATCATATCATCGTCGTGAATTTCTCCGACGTGAACAATGGAAACGGGCGCTGTATCACGGCGCTTGAGGATATAGCTGAGGGACTGGATGCCCTCATAGGTGAAAAGAAAGGGTAA
- a CDS encoding FecCD family ABC transporter permease: MRTKDLLASPWALSILLVLVAVLAVSAGSVAVPAGDTIAIITAKLAGNIPAVDPAVTDIIWSLRVPRVLLAMTAGAGLALAGVVMQASVQNPLAEPFILGIASGASVGATLAILIGSAAIPFGVPGCAFVGAILATLAVLMLAGMHRRVSTVKLVLAGAAISALCVAATNFIVYMAADAEGMQSAAFWTMGSLADAKWHSLFLPVLIVSALIVYFLSQLRTLDVLLLGEELAVTLGIDASAKRRRYMALLALLTGVLVATCGIIGFVGLVVPHLVRSFTGASHRRLLPAALLVGAIFLVVADLLARTLLPAGDLPIGIITALIGAPLFMKLLFGSGGNFGGSR, from the coding sequence TTGCGCACGAAAGACCTGCTCGCCTCACCGTGGGCGCTCTCCATCCTGCTCGTTCTCGTCGCCGTCCTCGCCGTCTCGGCGGGCAGTGTCGCGGTCCCTGCGGGCGACACGATTGCCATCATCACGGCAAAGCTCGCGGGCAATATCCCCGCAGTCGATCCCGCCGTCACGGACATCATCTGGTCGCTGCGCGTGCCGCGCGTCCTGCTCGCGATGACGGCAGGTGCGGGACTCGCACTTGCAGGTGTCGTCATGCAGGCGAGCGTGCAGAATCCGCTCGCAGAACCCTTTATCCTCGGCATCGCCTCGGGCGCGTCCGTCGGTGCGACGCTTGCAATCCTCATCGGCTCCGCCGCAATCCCCTTCGGCGTGCCGGGCTGCGCTTTCGTCGGCGCAATCCTCGCTACACTCGCCGTGCTCATGCTCGCGGGGATGCACCGCCGCGTCTCGACGGTAAAGCTCGTGCTCGCGGGCGCGGCGATCAGCGCACTCTGCGTGGCGGCAACGAACTTCATCGTCTACATGGCGGCGGATGCGGAGGGTATGCAGTCGGCGGCGTTCTGGACGATGGGCTCGCTCGCAGATGCGAAGTGGCACAGCCTCTTCCTGCCCGTCCTCATCGTCTCGGCGCTCATCGTCTACTTTCTCTCGCAGCTGCGCACGCTCGATGTGCTGCTCCTCGGCGAGGAGCTTGCCGTGACCCTCGGCATTGACGCAAGTGCAAAACGCCGCCGCTACATGGCACTGCTCGCGCTCCTCACGGGCGTCCTCGTTGCGACCTGCGGCATCATCGGCTTCGTCGGACTCGTCGTCCCGCATCTCGTGCGCTCCTTCACGGGCGCATCACATCGCCGCCTGCTCCCTGCCGCGCTCCTCGTCGGCGCCATCTTCCTCGTTGTCGCCGACCTCCTCGCACGCACCCTCCTGCCCGCGGGCGATCTGCCCATCGGCATCATCACCGCGCTCATCGGCGCGCCGCTCTTCATGAAGCTGCTCTTCGGCAGCGGCGGGAATTTCGGAGGTTCGCGATGA
- a CDS encoding 1-deoxy-D-xylulose-5-phosphate synthase, with product MYLETINAPADIRDYTAEQRRILAREMREALIERTSLIGGHIGPNLGIIEATIALHTVFDSPRDKIIFDVSHQCYPHKMLTGRVGAYTRAAEYHDVSGFTNTDESEHDLFNIGHTSTGISLAAGLAKARNLAGGTENVVVVIGDGAMSGGEALEGLNVIGEMGTNFIIVFNDNDQSISENHGGMYAKFKEMRETNGQAEDNLFRALGLRYRYVADGNDAEELIRVFSEEKDSTSPVVIHIHTIKGKGLSFAEADPEGWHRHAPFHVETGIAKNESHPDPYAVATVDFVLDAARRNPNFVYLSAGIVGGINLSPAERAELGSQYVDVGIAEEHAVAMASGLAKAGARPIFGTYSTFFQRTYDQMSQDVAINRNPAVFLATGTSLYRSTDVTHLGFYDISIFSNIPNLVHLAPTSVAEHIAVLRWAVEQTEYPVMIRMPFTGYVESPYPVRTDYSALNKSIVVTEGADVALIGVGNFAALASEAAEELARERIHATVVNPLYLSGLDEELLDSLREKHSLILTVEDGILAGGFGQKVASFYARTGDVRVLTYGLPKAFFNRYNPDELARRYHLTAPQIAADVLRELA from the coding sequence TTGTATCTTGAGACCATCAACGCACCCGCCGACATACGGGACTATACGGCGGAGCAGCGCCGCATTCTTGCCCGCGAAATGCGTGAGGCGCTCATCGAGCGCACGAGCCTCATCGGCGGGCACATCGGGCCGAACCTCGGGATCATCGAAGCGACCATCGCACTCCACACGGTCTTTGATTCACCGCGCGATAAGATCATCTTCGATGTCTCCCATCAGTGCTATCCGCACAAAATGCTCACGGGGCGCGTCGGCGCATACACGCGCGCAGCCGAGTACCACGATGTCTCCGGCTTTACGAACACCGACGAGAGTGAACACGACCTCTTCAACATCGGGCACACCTCGACCGGCATCAGCCTTGCGGCGGGACTTGCCAAGGCGCGCAACCTCGCGGGTGGCACGGAGAACGTCGTCGTCGTCATTGGGGACGGCGCCATGTCGGGCGGTGAGGCGCTCGAGGGGCTGAACGTCATCGGCGAGATGGGCACGAACTTCATCATCGTATTCAACGACAACGACCAGTCCATCTCCGAGAACCACGGCGGCATGTATGCCAAGTTCAAGGAGATGCGCGAGACGAATGGTCAGGCGGAGGACAACCTCTTCCGCGCGCTCGGGCTCCGCTACCGCTATGTCGCGGACGGCAACGATGCGGAGGAGCTGATCCGCGTATTCTCCGAGGAAAAGGACAGTACAAGCCCCGTCGTCATCCACATCCACACGATCAAGGGCAAGGGGCTCTCGTTCGCCGAAGCGGATCCCGAGGGCTGGCATCGCCACGCCCCCTTTCACGTGGAGACCGGCATCGCAAAGAATGAGTCGCACCCCGACCCATATGCCGTCGCAACCGTGGACTTCGTACTCGATGCGGCGCGCAGGAATCCGAACTTCGTCTACCTCTCGGCGGGCATCGTCGGCGGCATCAACCTCAGCCCCGCCGAGCGTGCGGAGCTCGGCAGCCAATACGTCGATGTCGGCATCGCCGAGGAACACGCCGTCGCCATGGCATCGGGACTTGCAAAGGCAGGAGCGCGCCCGATCTTCGGCACGTACAGCACATTCTTCCAGCGCACCTACGACCAGATGTCGCAAGATGTCGCCATCAACCGCAACCCCGCCGTCTTTCTCGCGACGGGCACCTCGCTCTATCGCTCCACCGACGTAACCCATCTCGGATTCTACGACATCTCCATCTTCTCAAACATCCCGAACCTCGTCCACCTCGCGCCGACGAGCGTCGCCGAGCACATCGCCGTCCTGCGCTGGGCAGTGGAGCAGACCGAGTACCCCGTCATGATCCGTATGCCGTTCACGGGCTATGTGGAGAGCCCCTATCCCGTGCGCACGGACTACAGCGCGCTGAACAAATCCATCGTCGTCACCGAGGGTGCGGACGTTGCGCTCATCGGTGTCGGCAACTTTGCCGCGCTCGCCTCCGAGGCAGCAGAGGAACTCGCGCGCGAGAGAATTCACGCGACCGTCGTCAACCCGCTCTACCTCTCCGGGCTCGACGAGGAGCTGCTCGACTCGCTGCGCGAGAAGCATAGCCTCATCCTCACCGTCGAGGACGGCATCCTCGCGGGCGGCTTCGGTCAGAAGGTGGCATCCTTCTATGCGCGTACGGGAGACGTGCGCGTCCTGACCTACGGGCTGCCGAAGGCGTTCTTCAACCGTTACAACCCCGACGAGCTGGCACGCAGATACCACCTCACCGCCCCGCAGATTGCGGCGGACGTGCTGCGGGAGCTTGCATGA